The following are encoded together in the Triticum dicoccoides isolate Atlit2015 ecotype Zavitan chromosome 6B, WEW_v2.0, whole genome shotgun sequence genome:
- the LOC119326540 gene encoding ATP synthase subunit 9, mitochondrial-like has translation MLEGAKSIGAGAATIALARAAVGIGNVLSSLIHSVARNLSLSKQSFGYAILGFALTEAIALFAPMMAFLISFVFRSHKKS, from the coding sequence ATGTTAGAAGGTGCTAAATCAATAGGTGCCGGAGCTGCTACAATTGCTTTAGCCAGAGCTGCTGTCGGTATTGGAAACGTCCTCAGTTCTTTGATTCATTCCGTGGCGAGAAATCTATCATTGTCTAAACAATCATTTGGTTATGCCATTTTGGGCTTTGCTCTCACCGAAGCTATTGCATTGTTTGCCCCAATGATGGCCTTTCTGATCTCATTTGTTTTCCGATCGCATAAAAAGTCATGA